In Leopardus geoffroyi isolate Oge1 chromosome D1, O.geoffroyi_Oge1_pat1.0, whole genome shotgun sequence, a single window of DNA contains:
- the TPBGL gene encoding trophoblast glycoprotein-like produces the protein MAPRSGQPEQRGPLLPGLLLVAAALSRPAAPCPFQCYCFGGPKLLLRCASGAELRQPPRDVPPDARNLTIVGANLTVLRAAAFAGGDADGEEEEAAAGGVRLPLLSALRLTHNNIEVVEDGAFDGLPSLTALDLSNNPLRALGGGAFRGLPALRSLQLNHALARGGPTLLAALDTALAPLDELRLVGLAGNALSRLPPAALSRPRLEQLDARLNALTGLGPDELRALERDGGLPAPRLLLADNPLSCGCAARPLLAWLRNSTERVPDARRLRCAAPRALQDRPFLDLDEARLRCADGDAYGRGEEVELAGPELEASYVFFGLVLALIGLIFLMVLYLNRRGIQRWMRNLREACRDQMEGYHYRYEQDADPRRAPAPAAPAGSRATSPGSGL, from the coding sequence ATGGCCCCGCGCTCGGGACAGCCGGAGCAAAGGGGGCCGCTCCTGCCGGGGCTGCTGCTGGTGGCGGCGGCGCTGAGCCGGCCCGCCGCGCCCTGTCCCTTCCAGTGCTACTGCTTCGGCGGCCCCAAGCTGCTGTTGCGCTGCGCGTCGGGCGCCGAGCTCCGGCAGCCCCCGCGGGACGTGCCGCCCGACGCGCGCAACCTCACCATCGTGGGCGCCAACCTGACCGTGCTTCGCGCGGCCGCCTTCGCCGGCGGGGACGCtgacggggaggaggaggaggcggcagCGGGCGGCGTGCGCCTGCCACTCCTCAGCGCGCTGCGCCTCACGCACAACAACATCGAGGTGGTGGAGGACGGCGCCTTCGACGGGCTGCCCAGCCTGACGGCGCTCGACCTGAGCAACAACCCTCTGCGCGCGCTGGGCGGCGGCGCCTTCCGCGGACTGCCCGCGCTGCGTTCCCTGCAGCTCAACCACGCGCTGGCGCGGGGAGGCCCCACGCTGCTGGCCGCGCTGGACACCGCGCTCGCCCCGCTGGACGAGCTGCGCCTGGTGGGCCTGGCGGGCAACGCGCTGAGCCGCCTGCCGCCCGCAGCTCTGAGCCGGCCGCGCCTGGAGCAGCTGGATGCGCGCCTCAACGCGTTGACCGGCCTGGGCCCCGACGAGCTGCGCGCGCTGGAGCGCGATGGCGGCCTCCCCGCGCCGCGCCTGCTGCTCGCCGACAACCCCCTGAGCTGCGGCTGTGCCGCGCGCCCCCTGCTGGCCTGGCTGCGCAACTCCACTGAGCGCGTACCCGACGCGCGGCGCCTGCGCTGCGCCGCCCCGCGGGCGCTGCAGGACCGGCCTTTCCTGGACCTGGACGAGGCTCGGCTGCGCTGTGCCGACGGCGATGCATACGGTCGCGGGGAAGAAGTGGAACTCGCCGGCCCGGAGCTGGAAGCCTCCTACGTCTTCTTCGGGCTGGTGCTGGCGCTCATCGGCCTCATCTTCCTCATGGTGCTCTACCTAAACCGCCGCGGCATCCAGCGCTGGATGCGCAATTTGCGCGAGGCCTGCCGGGACCAGATGGAGGGCTACCACTACCGCTATGAGCAGGACGCCGACCCTCGCCGCGCGCCCGCTCCGGCTGCCCCCGCCGGCTCCCGTGCCACTTCCCCGGGCTCGGGCCTCTGA